The genomic DNA TACGGTTGCAGACCCTTGTAAAATACGAATTACAACGGCAGATAAAAATGCAAATAATAATATACTAACGCCTTCATTTGCAAAATAATTAGCTAGCATTTCTCCTGCGCCTGTGTTTACCAGCATTTGTTTGAACACCCCACCTGCTCCTGTTATTAAAATTATCATACCTGCTGGTGCCATGGACTTTGTACTGATATCTAACAATTGATCTTTTGTAAAGCCTCTTCGAATTCCTAATAGATACCAGGCAATCAAATTGGCTATAATTAATGCCGAAAATGGGTGTCCAATCATCCCCATCCATTCCAGTATTTTTTTAGGTATTATATGTTCTCCTACTAACGGACTGTTTAGTATAGTGTTTACAACTATTAGTAAAATAGGAATAGCGATTATACTAATAATGATACCAACTGAAGGAAGATTTTCTAGTTCTTTGGTCTCAGTAGTTATTTCAATCTGGGATACTTGAACTCTTTTTGAAATAAATTTTCCAAAAATAGGACCGCATAGAATTGCTGTTGGAATTCCTGCAATTAATCCAAAAAATATGACCCATCCCAAATCTGCTTTTAAAATATCTGCAACAGCTACTGGACCTGGTGTAGGTGGAATAAATGTATGTGTTATAGCTAATCCTGCCAGTAACGGAATTCCATAAAGTAATATAGGTTTACCTGTCTTTTTTTGAAGGGCGTATACCATAGGTACTAAAATAATAAAGGCTACTTCAAAAAATACTGGAATAGCTACAATAAATCCAGCGAGCATTAATGCCCAGGGAGATCGTTCTACTCCAAACTTAGCCAATAATGACGCGGCTAATGATTCTGCACCTCCGGAATGTTCCAGAATAGCACCAAATATACCTCCCAAACCAACAACTAGTGCAACAAAACCCAATGTGTTTCCCATACCTTCTTGCATGGTTTTTATAATTGTTAAGGGTTCCATTCCTGATAAAACTCCCACGAAAATACTTGCAATTAGTAAGGATAAAAATGCCTGTATTTTAAAACGTAAAATCAGTACTATTAATAATACAACTCCTAATATTACTGATGTTAAAAGAGAAAAATCTATCATAATTAATACCAATTAGTGTGAAAAAATTGACCTTTAGGTGCATCTATTTTTTGATACGTATGTGCTCCAAAATAATCGCGTTGTGCTTGAATTAAGTTTGCTGGTAAGTTTTCGGTGGTGATTGCTATCCAATGATTATAAGCAGACCAGAATGTATCAAATGGTACTCTATGTGATAAACTGTAGGTTATACTTTTTGTTATATGGTTTTCTGCTGAAATCAATACCTCTAATAAATCTGTTGTATCCAAATAACTTTCATAATCTTTAAATACATCCACTGATGTTTCCATGAATTCAGAGCGGATGATGCAACCGTTGGTCCAGATACGAGCAATTTCTGATATGTTTAACTGCCAATTGAATGTTTTAGAAGCCAATCGAATCAGTTCAAAACCTTGATGGTGATTTATAATTCTTGCAAATCGATATGCCTTTTCTAAACTGTTAACATCAAGTACATCTGTAGTTTTTAAATCACTCTTAATAAACTTAGATAGCTGTTTTCTTTTTTCTTTAAAAGAAGATATATAACGGGCAAAAACAGCAGAAGACATCATGGTATTTACTGTACCCAAATCGAAACCAGCTTTTGTAGACCAGGAACCAGTCCCCTTATTACCGGCCTTGTCTAAAATAGTATCCAGCACATACTTTCCATTTTCCT from Flavivirga abyssicola includes the following:
- a CDS encoding GntP family permease translates to MIDFSLLTSVILGVVLLIVLILRFKIQAFLSLLIASIFVGVLSGMEPLTIIKTMQEGMGNTLGFVALVVGLGGIFGAILEHSGGAESLAASLLAKFGVERSPWALMLAGFIVAIPVFFEVAFIILVPMVYALQKKTGKPILLYGIPLLAGLAITHTFIPPTPGPVAVADILKADLGWVIFFGLIAGIPTAILCGPIFGKFISKRVQVSQIEITTETKELENLPSVGIIISIIAIPILLIVVNTILNSPLVGEHIIPKKILEWMGMIGHPFSALIIANLIAWYLLGIRRGFTKDQLLDISTKSMAPAGMIILITGAGGVFKQMLVNTGAGEMLANYFANEGVSILLFAFLSAVVIRILQGSATVAMITAAGLTAPLLMESVSDPQKALLVIAVASGASIMSHVNDSGFWLVGKYLGLSEKQTFQSWTAMTTLLAITGFACASILSLFF